TCTTCAGGTCGGTCAGCGGCTTCCTTCAACTTCTTTAGCAGGGAAGGGTTTTGGTTGTTAGGTAGATCTTGGATTGCTCCCGgtaaaatcacggcgttgccaccggtaaaaatcacggcgttgccaccggtaaaaatcacggagttgaccccggtaaaaatctcggcgttaccaccggtaaaaatcacggcgttgccaccggtaaaaatcacggagttgcccccggtaaaaaatcacggcgttgccaccggtaaaaatcacggagttgcccccggtaaaaatcacggcgttgccaccggtaaaaatcacggcgttgccaccggtaaaaatcacggcgttgccaccggtaaaaatcgcggagttgcccccggtaaaaatcacggcgttgccaccggtaaaaatcacggagttgcccccggtaaaaatcacggcgttaccaccggtaaaaatcacggcgttaccaccggtaaaaatcacggagttgcccccggtaaaaatcacggcgttgccaccggttaaaatcacggcgttgccaccggtaaaaatcacggagttgcccccggtaaaaatcacggcgttaccaccggtaaaaatcacggagttgcccccggtaaaaatcacggcgttgccaccggtaaaaaatcacggagttgcccccggtaaaaatcacggcgttgccaccggtaaaaatcacggcgttgcccccggtaaaaatcacggagttgaccccggtaaaaatctcggcgttaccaccggtaaaaatcacggcgttgccaccggtaaaaatcacggagttgcccccggtaaaaaatcacggcgttgccaccggtaaaaatcacggagttgcccccggtaaaaatcacggcgttaccaccggtaaaaatcacggagttgcccccggtaaaaatcacggcgttgccaccggtaaaaatcacggagttgcccccggtaaaaatcacggcgttgccaccggtaaaaatcacggcgttgccaccggtaaaaatcacggagttgcccccggtaaaaatcacggcgttaccaccggtaaaaatcacggcgttaccaccggtaaaaatcacggagtttcCTCCGGTAATCTGGTACACTGTCGGTTATATTATTTAGACCCCTTACCGCTGGTGGGGGGAAgtctaataatttaattttatattttacttagCTCCTGGAGTTACTTCCTCTTAAGATGATCACGATTGAATGATGATTTTGTCGTTTGTATGGCGGCTTCTTATATTACTATTGAACTTAACTCAGTGTGAATTATTAAGCACAAAGAGttattttcaatagttttctgtCGAACAAAAACATAATCATATTCCATCGTTATCCACCACACCTCTCCTCATTcatgattttattttcatgaaACATATTCACCACCGAGCTCTGTTGTTCGTTTGCAAATCGATGCCATCAGCGTAGATCTTACTGATTGATAAGGAAATTTTATCAATTCTCCTTTGTTATCTAAATTCTTCTTTATCGTGTGTGGTGAATATCGATGCAGCGTTCGGCAAAACTCAAATAGGCAGGTAAAGGCGGTAATGCAATTGTAATGTTTCATTAcaataaaaacacacacacaagaaAGATTCTTCTgtacttataaaaataatacttaattacaaaaaatcaaCTAAATTAATATTGTAAATTATTTCTCACttctgaatttaaaattttaaaacttatataTTAGAAAAGCTGATAGTACCCCATGTCAGTTATTctcagttaaaaattatttgtaggATCAATCAACACTAGCTTAATtagtaggggtattcacgatccgatgttactggtcttgtatcattgcaaaagtgcaaaagtgtaaaatcttacaacaccacaacaacaaaatatacggattgaaattttacaatggtcttgcacttttgctataccttaaccctattgcaaaataaaaatacaatggagtaaaattatttttgacagatggcactcaccgtcgcccatgataaacagtttgtctttttaattctgtttataagggttgtcgctactcatgtcccgaatttagtttcttttgatgtaaaatggtaagtgaaaattaattaacccgaacaaaacaaagaattaaattataaaaaatggaaaaaaacatcatggatttcattcatgcttcaatatttactatagataagaagaggggcgttcacgatctattgtaaaaaaataaaattttacatttttactaggcctgttgcaccagatcgtgaatacccctagttatagattgtttcttgttaaagtattctttttttcataatttaattatcattgtatttttaaaaaaatttttgttaattagaTTTAGGTAAGTGAAaatgaatataataaattataaataaataaataaaaaaaaaaataaaaatgtgtcgcaatgtgtcgcaatgtgtcgcgttgtgtcgcaataattattacaaaataaataagaacaaatttccctcttaaaatttttcattcatcCATACTCAGATCGCATTTCGCTGACATTTATAATTTTGGGAAATTATCAACCTGTCAGctgtgtcaaaacaaaaaatttccttcCCCCCACACACATataaatcaaataataaaaaagaaaaaaggggggttcacattgactaacttaccggacagaccagccgccgtttggtctgatctgatgctgttttgatagtgtgaacacccatccgacgacctgtccggtttgccggatggttttcaaaaaattttgattttttggtggtcgggcggacatgttagtcaattgaacgacatgtctgtccggcagacagtgataatccattctcttgaatttgagagcagaataggtgaaagatacattaaaaataagatgaaaaatgggttttgatgaaaattgtctgatgagtgtgaacgaaaaatataattcagccatcaggccaaatgacaatgggtctgtccggtaagttggtcaatgtgaacccccctaaagAGATAAATCTACCCGTcacaatttttaataagaacTTTTTGCTGTTTCTACCGATACCGACTGACGGCTGGCTGTTCCACTGATAAACTTTACTTGATAATTCTCTTCCTtcctgttaaaacaaaaaatcgaaaaataaacCACAACAAAGAAACCATGCTATTCAATTTGTAAAACGAATAGAACACCACAAATCTCTCATTCATCCATATTTTCTTCGGTTCAATTTCTTTGATATTCACAACTCAAATGGAATTCGCTGATCTCATAAAAACTCCAAAACTCGATGGTGTTCTATTGCATGACCATTTACATGCAACAGTTGAGGGAACTCTATGCATTACAGGTCACCATTTACTGTTAAGTGCTCGACAAGAGAATAGTCAAGAATTATGGGTAAGTTATCTGCaatcactgtttttttttttttgtttcccgCTAAAAATTTAGGTCATTTGcaaactatacttttttttctgtctgaTTCCTACTCGTCGTCTAGCTACTTCACAAAAATATCGATTGTGTAGAAAAGAAACCATTCCTCTCAAATAATGTTGTTGTGGGTGGAATAATCACCCTCAAATGCAAGGATTTACGTATAATttcattagaaataaaatactcCAAAGAGTACTTTAATATTGCTTCATCTTTGGAGCAACTCAGCTCACTGCACAACATAGAACTAGACTATCCGTTCTTCTATAGACCCATGTATTCCATATTGGAAGATGGATTTACTATTTTTCGGTAAGTAAACatgtagtggagtaactaaagttcaaaaaatggaaaaagggAACTCGGTCGAACAGCTGCGATTTTTATgatctttaaattaaatcagtaattaaaaatagttaaacctctataggttaaaaatgcCGTCGCGACCTTAGAACAATAGGGTTCTAAGTGCACACATTTCACTTTTGAGAAAACAGAGGAAGAAGTTTTTCTCCTTTTAGTAAAATAACATGTTGATCTGAATTAGTTAAAACTCATAAATCCAAAATATACCGAATAATAAACCAGAAAtagctgtttaaaaaaaaaacgatagaaCCCTGTTACTCAACGTTAAGGTACTTGGGAACAATATAGTTCTAACTACCAGATAGAACTTTGTTTCTTCATAAGATACGAAATATTTCGGATAGAACCttttttcagttaaaaacaaaaattaatcttatatacatattttcttaaCCATCTTGAACTCcgctttttctttttgtattttataagaaaaatctgAGGCAACGTTTTTTTTCTAGGTATcaccctttaaaaaaaaaaacctgcattgttattgcaattaattttgCAGCTACCCCGCGAGGGTCTACAATAATCTCACATCCTATGAATCCAAATCAAAAACCCATCCAATTTATCTGATATCAGCACCTGCATCCACATAATTCAGGTGGGTTCTTTGTCTATGACTTGCATTTTGACCAAATATATAAGCTACAGGGTTAAATGAAAAACTAACTTAGCTTATGGCACATGATCTTAGAGTATTTTTGATGCTGCATCTCATGAAATCAAAACCAAGACTTCTCtgaaaagatatttggtattaaaaaaaaaacaagttatagCTTTGAGTTAACAATCGTCATAGCAAATTCCGTGGATGGGTTTTtgagaacaaaatttcatattcgtTATCAACAATTGATCCTTTCAAGCCATTAAGTCTCATTTTTATAGGATTTTTTGGACATTCTCCTCTTAACGTGGAATGTGACACTGAATTTGAAATGCATTtcgtaaatattttaaatttcacaaaCAAATCACGGACACGGGATACTTGGATACTACTGAATTTTCAAAAGCAATAAAGGACTATATACTAAATAACTTCAAACATAGTTCTATGTCCAAGAAATCAGTTATTGTCTGCCTCTTAGAACTTTGTTGACTCAATTTAGTTTTAAACTAAtgcacattagggtgggtcaaaaaaatcgaaaattttttttttgatttggtactccgaaaaatcgattgctagacccctctagaatatacacaccaaatatgagctctttatattaatgggaaggtcctccgctttgtaattttccatttttacattaagcttctactaaaaaaaaataatttttttattaattgactttttagcaaatttcttttcatattcttgtaggaaattgaacgctctaaaaaaaaggtcttatacacttttttcgtttatctaaccgttgaatagatatttgaggtccaaaaatcgagaaaatctttaaaaattcgttttttgttcttaattttgtaacaaattgaaaaattataaagatcaaacgcgcaagacatattcttgttgaaaattgattgctccacaaaaaaggtcttattaacttttttcattaatctaaccattctaaagatattcgaggtcaaagttaaaaaaaaatataaaaacattttttatttttaaaaaatttctaattcactgaaacttcattattttcaaattagcaagatatattcttgtaggggcttaaacgttctacaaaaaattctttggaatgaaattgattgctttaaccgtttagaagatattcgtatccaaaccaatgctcactgatttcaatagttttcttatgacccgtatgcattgcgatttggatacgaatatcttctaaacggttaaagcaatcaatttcattccaaggaattttttgtagaacgtttaagcccctaaaagaatatatcttgctaatttgaaaataatgaagtttcagtgaattagaaattttttaaaaataaaaaatgtttttatatttttttttaactttgacctcgaatatctttagaatggttagattaatgaaaaaagttaataagaccttttttgtggagcaatcaattttcaacaagaatatgtcttgcgcgtttgatctttataatttttcaatttgttacaaaattaagaacaaaaaacgaatttttaaagattttctcgatttttggacctcaaatatctattcaacggttagataaacgaaaaaagtgtataagaccttttttttagagcgttcaatttcctacaagaatatgaaaagaaatttgctaaaaagtcaattaataaaaaaattatttttttttagtagaagcttaacgtaaaaatggaaaattacaaagcggaggaccttcccattaatataaagagctcatatttggtgtgtatattctagaggggtctagcaatcgatttttcggagtaccaaatcaaaaaaaaaaatttcgatttttttgacccaccctaatgcacATAGAACCTTATTTCAGTCAATTTCTTTGATTATCTCAGAAACCGAAAGAGATAGACAAAGGGGAATGTTCGCAATCGAAAGAGCATGGTCGATTTATTACAATCACATTATTTATAActcaattttggaaaaaatgtcagTTAGAACCTTGTTGTTCTAAGGTCGCGCGCTATTGCCGTattggttttttaaatttaattaaagatttttgggaacaaaatattttgattaaaattcataaattatttgatgccaaaagattgcctaagaaattaaaggaaaaaaaaatatatcaggGTGAAGGACAATCTTCGTTTGAGTGATAGATGCAATTTCTCAAAAATgccttcaaacacaaaaaaaaaaatttgaacggcaacacctacaatattttaaaaacacatttttaaaaatccttgaTTGTCCTTGactcaaatgtatttttttcccttaatttacctagagaatcttttggtatcatttaattaagaaatttaagcaaaaaattgattttgttaaaaaaaaatttaattttaattaaaaaaaaaaaaacaatacgacaacatcggcaatttttaacctatagtttaacaacaaattttcaccaattttaTATCAACCATGTAAACATCCAATTTTATCTGTAAAAagtgactaaaaaaaaattggcagccaattttctatcaaaaaattGGCCGACTTCTTGCAATTGTATGAACTTGTCTaaacacacaatttttcttattttgaaataaaattggacGATTGTTGACTAATTGGTCATTGGCAATTCCTTAAAATTTATGATACCTACTtgaaaacgacaaaacattttcgcatccgtttttctgtttttgactGAAAACTAATGAGAGAATTGAAAACAACGCAACGTAAAAActcaattacataaaatttttaaaaaattagtttgaattttttttttaatttttttttttaaattttaaaattcacaaTAAATTCCTTAATAATTGTATGTGTAGTtctgggagcgggtcataattctgcttgtcaaaattctgtacgacaaaattctgtagggtcaaaatactgtgaGACCacaattctgtacgtcattatactgtaaatacaaaattctgtacgtcaaaatactgtatgaacaaaatactgacttgcaaaattctgttttgtaaaattctgtacggcaaaatactgtatatcaaaattctgtaaaaatgctgtaaaaaaatatcgttttgataatgtacaaaagtgcgcgcgcacttttttacattatcaaaacgatatttttttacagcatttttacagaattttgatatacagaattttgatgtacagaattttgatatacagtattttgaccaaccagaattttgctacacagaattttgactttcagaattttgctcgtacagcattttggacatacagaattttgacatacagtattttggcatacagtattttgaatacagaattttgcaacatacagaatttcgacccccaTTGGATAAAATTATCCAACCGTATAAACAGACAATTTTCACTTGGTAGAAAATTGACAACTGGCAGCTCATTGGTTGCTATtgaaagatttttgtcagtttgGCCAATATGGAAAGATCTTGCAATCGTGTATACttagattaaaatatttttagttaccACTCGgtttccctaataatttgctttagttactccactaaggGTAAATTTTAGAAAGCCGATTTGAGAAATAAATCCTTTACAGACCAGAgtcggaattttcaaaattacttaCCGGCGACGAATGGAGAATCTCACATGTTAACAAAGACTTTAGTGTGTGTTCAACATATGGTGCTATCTTGATTGTTCCAAAATCAATAACTGACGAACAAATCTGTCAGTCGGGTACTTTCCGAGATGGAGGTCGTTTTCCAATACTTAGCTACAAACATGACAATGGAGTTAGTAGATATTGCATCTTAAACTTTTGTTAGACCAAAATAAACAAGTTTGTGTCTTTTAGGCTACTCTGATGAGAAGTTCCCAACCAATTTCAACTCAAGGCATCAAACGATGTCGTGCTGATGAAGCTATTCTCAATGTGGTTTTGGGACGAAGTAAAAAAGGCTTTATTGTAGACACTTGGGGCAAGGGCAAATCCAATACTGAAACAGATCAACATTATTCCCAGTGGAAGAAGGTTAATCGATCAATTGGGAATGTATCAAATCCTTCTTCCATATTGGACAGCTTTACAAAACTTGTTGAAGGTGAGTTAGAAGTCTGGGTGTGACTGTGGTTAATGGATTTTCTGTATTTATAGCTTGCAATGACACAACCTGCAGTGCTGACAAATGGCTATCACGACTTGAAGGCAGTGGATGGCTAGGTATGGTTTTGAACTCATTAAATGCTGCCTGTGTTGTGGCTCAATGTCTGGACCAAGAAGGTAGTCCTGTGCTTGTACATGGCTCAAAGGGACTCGACTCAACTCTAATTGTAACTTCATTagttcaaattattttaaatcccGACTGCCGAACGGTTAGAGGGTAAGTTGTGTATACCCATGAACCATCAACCCTattcctttctttttttctttaatttttattgatccACAAAAAATAGCCTCCAAGCCCTCATCGAACGTGAATGGATACAAGCCGGTCATCCGTTTTTCTCACGGCACAAATACTCCTGTTATACCCCACCACAAACACGTTTGAAAACCTCCGGAGCTACATTTATACTCTTCCTCGATTGTATATACCAATTGTTTTGTCAATTCCCTTgcagttttgaattcagtacAAATCTATTAATTTTGCTTTTCGAACATAGTTACTTTAGCCAATACGGGACGTTTCTTTGTGATTCGGAGAAAGAACGTTCTGAGTATAAAGTACAAAGTCGTACAACTAGCTTATGGTCGTATTTAAATCGGCCAGATGTTATGAAGAGTTTATTGAATCCGCTGTATGATCCAAATCCACATGTTATATGGCCTTCGGTAGCACCAATTAGTTTGGAATTGTGGGATGGTGAGTTTgagtatttaaacaaaattcaaacagAAATAAAACTTGAATTGTTTTACAGAACTTTATCTAAGATGGGTTATGGATCAACAAAATATGACAAACACCATGGCCCAGAtacaagaattgataacttaTGAAAAAGAACTGAGAACAAAGGTAAGAATTttagtttgctttagtttattCATTAAATGGTCTATTTTTGTAGGTCTTGAAGCTCCGGAAACAAGCGACTGATTTGAATAGAGAAGTTATCGATCTTATAAGGGTCACCAATAATTGATGATAATGCTGAAAATCTTaacaaacaaacatttaaataaaaagctaatctctaaaaattcatataaacttatgtcaatttttgacgCATTTATTTATACATAAGTAAAATACCAACAAACTTTATgtggttaaaaattaaatttaattaaaataaaaaaaaattgacagggATCTTATTAATgatcaaacaaatattttaaaaataattgtggagcttttgccttttctttattcataaagtaaaaaaataatatgttagagccaatttttcaatcttctaataaacagtcagttaactgttcgacgaataaagttattaggctcataaacaatcagataaaaacattgaatttttcaatcaagaataatttattctacagaataacaaaaaaaaattgtcaaattcaaaaatatttaaaattaaacgtcatttttattcatgattgtttttgtttttttgttttccactgtatttttttcaaaaattctttcaaaacagctttgacaactgacacaatatttttattgagattattccttagaataattttattcgtctctgaaagaagcagatagatttattcttaggaataagctatatttgcctgttgaaaaattgattttttctctatccttaggaataagtactaactgactgtttaactgactattgaaaaattggccctaaaagaTAAAATCtatagaagaaaaataaacaaaacaaaataaattttctttaaaaaataaaataataattgtgtgTAATAAAATAAGGTAGTTAGTTCTAGTCACAAGCTTGACTGGTTTCATCATTTTGTTCTCTCAATCATTTTTAACAACAAACTTCGTTTAATACAGAAATGTGAagtgaaatacaaaaatttgatcTTGGTCGATAAAAAACTAGCCatcaaaaatatatactttttttcttttttttagacaaattggctaaaaataataagaagcGATTTCGCTTTACTTTGATGTGTAAACCAGGTATTGCTACTTCCAAGTAGacaagacaacaaaaaaaaaacaaagacaaaacaaaaaaaaaaaatcaaaattatgttaaacacaattttgta
This DNA window, taken from Episyrphus balteatus chromosome 2, idEpiBalt1.1, whole genome shotgun sequence, encodes the following:
- the LOC129911911 gene encoding myotubularin-related protein 9, whose translation is MEFADLIKTPKLDGVLLHDHLHATVEGTLCITGHHLLLSARQENSQELWLLHKNIDCVEKKPFLSNNVVVGGIITLKCKDLRIISLEIKYSKEYFNIASSLEQLSSLHNIELDYPFFYRPMYSILEDGFTIFRPESEFSKLLTGDEWRISHVNKDFSVCSTYGAILIVPKSITDEQICQSGTFRDGGRFPILSYKHDNGATLMRSSQPISTQGIKRCRADEAILNVVLGRSKKGFIVDTWGKGKSNTETDQHYSQWKKVNRSIGNVSNPSSILDSFTKLVEACNDTTCSADKWLSRLEGSGWLGMVLNSLNAACVVAQCLDQEGSPVLVHGSKGLDSTLIVTSLVQIILNPDCRTVRGLQALIEREWIQAGHPFFSRHKYSCYTPPQTRLKTSGATFILFLDCIYQLFCQFPCSFEFSTNLLILLFEHSYFSQYGTFLCDSEKERSEYKVQSRTTSLWSYLNRPDVMKSLLNPLYDPNPHVIWPSVAPISLELWDELYLRWVMDQQNMTNTMAQIQELITYEKELRTKVLKLRKQATDLNREVIDLIRVTNN